In Candidatus Methylomirabilis lanthanidiphila, the sequence CTGTAATCGCACACGTCATTGGTTTACCGAGCCCGTCCGGCGGCCAATCAGCGGACGGGCCTGACCATGTTCAGCATAATCTCTGCGTCGCGATACTATGGATCTCTTCCGAATGCTTCCCAGCAATCTACAGTCAGCGTCCCACATTGAGAGGGCCAACATGACCAGACTGCGAGTACTTTTTCTTTGCACCCACAACTCGGCGCGAAGCCAGATGGCAGAGGGATTCCTGCGCGCTCTGGCTGGAGCGCACTTCGACGTGGCCAGCGCGGGTACCGAGGCCACACGCGTACATCCCCTGGCGATTCGCGTGATGGATGAAGTTGGAATCGATCTGACCGGACACACCTCAAAGACCATCGATGCGTTCCTTAACCAGCCGTGGGACTATGTGATTACAGTCTGCGATAGCGCCAATGAACGTTGTCCGATCTTTCCGGGAAAGACGACCCGCCTCCACTGGAGTTTCGACGATCCCTCACAGGCCGCCGACACAGATGAGGATCAACTACAGACGTTCCGCCACGTTCGTGATGAGATCCACGCCACGCTTCGCGACTGGCTTGCCGATTAAGAGCAATCTTCCCCATTCGCCGGTTCGACCGCAAGGGCATCGTGATCCTCAACCGCGGCGGCCGCTCGGCGGATCAGTTCGAGATTGCTGTCCAGGGGCATCAGATCACCGATCGCAAGCGTCACCACCATGGCTTCAAAGGCATAGGTGAGATGGGCGCGATATCGTTGCCGCAGCGTCGTGGGATCGAGGTCCGCAATCTGATGCTTCTCAAGCACCTGTTGATACCGTGCGAGCAGGCGCGCTTCGCACGTCCGCCGGATATCGGGCGCGAGCGCGGTCGCCAGGCAGTAGGCGACATCGCCGATCCCCTCACCAATGCGGACAAGCTGCCAGTCGAGAAATCCCGGCTGGGACTGCTGCCAGAAGAGATTGCCGGGATGTACGTCGTGATGGACGAGGGTGCGCGGGCCGTCCGCAAGTAACCGCATCATGTGGCGACGCCGGCG encodes:
- a CDS encoding protein tyrosine phosphatase, encoding MTRLRVLFLCTHNSARSQMAEGFLRALAGAHFDVASAGTEATRVHPLAIRVMDEVGIDLTGHTSKTIDAFLNQPWDYVITVCDSANERCPIFPGKTTRLHWSFDDPSQAADTDEDQLQTFRHVRDEIHATLRDWLAD